The region AAACTAACTTCTGCTACTCCAATTAATAAAGTAGAGCAAAAAATGGTTCCAGATTTTGGAGGTAAAGATGTTATTGAATTAACTTTTTATTACAACGACCCAGCTGATCAAATCAATTTTTATGTAACCGATTATCAAAGTGAATTTCTAATTTATCCGGAATACGAAATCACAAATGATGAATTTTATAACGGAAATGAAATCAGTACCAGATATTCTCACGAAGATATGAAAGCCGGAAATACGGTAAAAATTACGCATAGAGGAGTTTCTAAAAACTTCTTTAATTATTGGAAATTAATTCTGGAAGCTTCCAGCTCCAATCCGTTTTCTGTTCCTCCGGGAAATATTAGAGGAAACATTATAAATACCAGTAATGCTAACGAGTTTGCTTTTGGTTATTTCAGACTTTGCGAAGCCGATCAGGTTGATTATTTGGTAAAATAATCTTTAAATTAACATTACATTCCGTAGGAATGTTTCATTGGTAGAAAAAAAATGGCAACGGGGTAAATTTACATTCCGTAGGAACGTTTGAGACATCGGATGGTTAAAAAATGATGCCATATCAAACGTTCCTACGGAACGTAAAATAATAATGACCATATCATTTTTCTACCTATGAGATGTTCCTACGGAACAAATAACATCTAAAAATTCTATTTTATCCAACCAGTCTTTTTTCGCCATTCCTCCATTTCAAGTTTTCTTTTTTCAAAATCTATTGGTGGCAACCGATTTTCATCTTTAACTCTTTTTCTCATAATTCCGATTTGTTCTTCCAAAGTATTGAAACCAATTTGTTTTCTTCTTTCATTTACTTTCGTCAGATCATCAAAGAAATTCGGGCTCATTTCACCGTTTACATCCCAGTCAAATTGGGTTCCGTACACCTGAGGTTTCCCTTCAAAAACAGCAATTCTATCTGACAGATAAGCAAGATTTATTGGATCTGCCTTATCTCCATTTACAGCTTTTTCTAATTCTGAAGCACATTTTCGCATAAAGTCCGGTTGTCCAATGGCATGCTGAATTATAATCCACGCACTTTGACTGGCTTCTTCCCCAACTTTATCAATTGATGGATAACCAATTTGGTTTATTATATCTTCTAATTCACTTGCATTTTTATTGTGCAGTTTTTCCATTTCTGCGTTATATCCTGCTGAAAGCTTTCCGTTTTGAATGAGTTTTTCCCTCAATTCAAAATCGGCATTTTTGAGTTCGATTATTTTTTCAGCTATTTCTTGATAATTCATTTTTATCATTATTAAAATCTTCCAATGCGTTCTCTCAGCAATTTAAAATACTTCTCTTTCATATCTTCAGATAAAAATGAAATCTCAATCAGATCGTTCCATTTCTCTGCATTTTCAAACATTCTCTTCATGATCTGATCGATAACTTTATCACTAAGTCCTAATCTTTCTTTGGCAAAATAATCAATCAAATCAGTGGCTTTAAAATTACTTTTTTTGCCTTTTAATTTTAGAGCCATTTCTTCCTGAGGATTTTTTATCGCAATAGAAGAGTTTAGAAAATCATAAGCAGGTGCTAAAGTTGTTTTTCCTGATTTTGTAATCAGTGAAAAATTTTTCAGGTGCATATCTTCATTGCCCGTCACAAAACAAAATAATACTCTTTTAAAAAGTTCTGCTTTTTCAATGGAAGGAAATGTGCAGAAATCATCCAAAACTTTTACAATTTTCTCCATCGTAAAATTATATTTTGTATCTCTGGAACTTCCTGTTAACTGTGCAAAATCTTCTGTAGCAAATTTTCTTCCTTTACTGTAACGATCAAATCTTTTTATAAAATACGATTTTGAATGGTCTTTAGAATAAACCAATCCATGAAGCGGTACTTCGATTCCGTAGACTTTTGCCATTCGCATGGTAAGGTCTTCATTTTCGGGCAACTCAGGAAAAATATCGCTTTGAGGTTTTATAATGAAATTGCCAAACTGATCTACGATTTCGAATTGTTGTTTTTTAATTGATAAAACAGCACTTAACTTAGGCTGAACCCCTTGAATAGATAATTTACTAGCTCTATTTACCGCTTCTTGTCTTTGTTCAGAAGCAGAAAAAGGAAGATTATGAAAAGAAGTTAATTTAGGAGACAGCAGTTTTAATCCTTTAATACTGTATAGTTCATCTCCACACAGTTCATATGTGATGGGACATCTATTCATTATCAACTTCTTTAACCGTTACCGCTCCAACTAAATCACTTCCCGTTGCAATAAGCTGCGAAAAATAATCTTTTGTGTCTATTTTATTTATTTTTAAAAGTCCCTCCAGCATTATTCCTTCTGGGAGTAATCCTTCAAAAAATGGTGGAAAATTTGAGAAAGAATATTTTTTATGAGCAACTGGCATTGTAAGTGAAACTGGTTCTGCTGAATAATCATTATCATACTCAAATAGATAGCTGCCATTTTCTTCTTCTACAAGCTCGCCAGCTCTTACACCATGTACATAAACAATTGCTTTTCTCATCTCTTATTTTTTTAGTGGGCTACTAAATTGCACGTCAATATTCAAAACATTTAGAATTGCTTTTAGACTATCCCATCTAACAGATTCCTTATTTTTTTCAACATCAAATACCGTCGTTTTCCCTATACCAGCTAAATTGGCTAATTCAAGCTGTGTTAATCCTGCAGTTTTACGATGTTCTCTAATTAATTGGCCTAAATTAAAATCATTCATAATTACCGTTTTAACAGTAAATATATCGATTTTTGAGATACAAAAAACACAATTGCAATCTATTTATCATTTTTTACCGCTAAAACAGTAAAAAATAAATTGAATTATCCTTTTTTGATTTTTTAACCAAATTAACTTTTATTTACTGCCATAACAGTAAAAAACCTCCAAAATCATTTCTGACTTTGAAGGTTTTTCACTTTATCTAAAACTATAACTTACTTATATTCTTTTTCTTTTTGTGCATACCAATTTTTCATCACATAAAAAGCTTTCTTTTTAATTCCCTGATCGGAGATTAATCCTTTACGATTAAAGAAATCCTGAATGTTTGGCAATTGTCTTCTGGGAGATCTAAAGTCAACTAAAATCCAAGGCGAAACTCCTGCCAAACCTTCAATACGATTGAACATTTGTGTGTTTTGAATGTACAATTCTTCCTGATATTCTTCGTTCCAGCGCTCTTTTTTATCTCCATGCAGACCTTGTAAAGCTTCGCCTCCAAATTCGCTGATAATTACAGGTTTGTTGTATGGAATTACCCATTGCATATCTTTACACGATTCGTTTGTTCCTCTGTACCAGCCTAAATATTGATTGAAACTTACGATATCTACAAACTCATTCATATTATCATGAAGTGTATTTACATTGTTCGGACTTTTGGTTACTTCCATCGCCATACTTATTAAACGTGTATTGTCTTGTGTACGGGCATATTTTGCCAATTTACTCAGGAAAATATCTCTTTCATCACTATGTGGTGTTTCATTGGCGATAGACCAAATCACGATTCCGCAACGGTTTTTATCTCTGTAAATCATGTCGTGCAATTGGCGTTCTGCATTGGCATAGGTATCCGGATTTGTCCAGGAAATCGTCCAGTAAACCGGAACTTCAGACCAAATCATAATTCCCATTTTTTCGGCTTGTCTTACCATGTTTTCATTATGCGGATAATGTGCTAAGCGAACATAATTACAACCTAACTCTTTTGCCCAATTTAATAAAGTAATGGCATCGTCCTCTGACCAGCCTCTTCCCGATCTGAATGGCGCTTCTTCATGAATACTGATTCCTCTCAAAAAGACTTTTTTGCCGTTTAACAGAATTTCTTTTCCTTTGGTTTCAATGGTTCTAAAACCAATTTGATCTACAATGTTTTCATCTGCTTTAGAAATCGTTACTTCATACAATTTTGGTTTTTCAGGTGTCCATAAAACCGGATTGGATTTAATCTCAAAATACGCCATTCCTTTTGCATCTGTAGTAACGCTTTTTTTGATTTTTAATTCCGGAATCGAAACTGAAACCGACTGATTTGCTGTTTCATCATTCAGTTTTATCCAGCCGGAAATCTTTCCTTTTTCTTTTTTATCCAATTGAACCAAATAATCTTCGACATAAGTATTTGGAACCTGAGCTAAAGTTACGTCTCTTGTGATTCCGCCATAATTCCACCAGTCCATGTTTACCGTTGGAACATTGTCTTTATGACGTTTGTTATCTACTTTAACTACAACAAAATTGTTTCCGTCCACCAATAAATTAGTTACATCAAAATTGAAAGGCGTATAACCACCAACATGCGTTCCTGCCAGTTTTCCGTTTACATACACTTTCGCATCGTAATTGACTGCTCCAAAATGAAGAATCCCTTTGGTTTTAGTGTCTTTTTTATAATTAAAGTCTTTCTGAAACCAAACCGTTCCTTCATAAAAAAACAATCTTTCGTCTTTCGAATTCCAATCAGACGGAATATCCATTGTCGCAGAAGTCGCGAAATTATATTCCGTTAAATCTGTGGTATTCCATTTTTTATTTTCGAAAAATCCGTTGTTTTTAAAAGGCATTAAGCGGTAATCGTAATATCCATTTTCCAGCGGATCTACGATATAACTCCATTTTCCGTTTAAGGTAATATTGTTTCGGGCGGCAATATTGGAAACTAATGGAACTTCCTGTGCTATGGCTTTTCCCATCAGTAGAAAAGTACAACACAGCATTACAATTTTTTTCATAGTTTTTATTTTTAATTATCTGATTTAATTAAGTAGCTATATGTATGACACTGATTAAACGGATTCGTTATCACGAAGACGCCGATAAAAACGAATTTTTCAACAAAATAAAATCTGTTTTTTTTCTGCGCTTTTGCGAATGCAAATCTGTTTTATTCGTGTTCTCTTTACGCAAACTAATTTATCTGCTGATCTGCTAAATCTGCGAGCTGAAAATTTCTCTCGCAGATTTGGCAGATTAAGCAGATTTTATTTTTTAAACACATAGAAACATAGGTTTTCATTGTGTGCAAAAGGCGTTTCACTTGCATAAATACACATAGCTGGATTTTAAACTCCTATTTTATCTGCTGATCTGCTAAATCTGCGGGCGGAAATTTCTCTCGCAGATTTAGCAGATTGTACAGATTTTTAAACACATAGAAACATAGATTTTCTTTGTTCAGAAAAAGGCGTTTCACTTGCATAAATACACATAGCTGGATTTTAATCTCCTATTTTATCTGCTAATCTGCTAAATCTTCGGACTGATATTTCTCTCGCAGATTTGGCAGATTGTACAGATTTTTAAACACATAGAAACATAGATTTTCTTTGTTCAGAAAAAGGCGTTTCACTTGCAGAAATACACATAGCTAGATTTTAAACTCCTATTTTATCTTCTGATCTGCTAAATCTGCGGACTGAAATTTCTCTCGCAGATTTGGCAGATTGTAAAGATTTTTAAACACAAATCATTTCTCTACCTAGTTTGTCATCCTGACGAAGGAAGGATCTCCACAAGTAGCTCCGCACAGTATTTCTCCAATCTTTGCAGAGCTACTTGCGGAGATTTCTCCCTTCGGTCGAAATGACAATACCACAAAAAGCGTTTTGCGATAACATTGATTATCGTTGGTTCTGTAAAAAAAACATTTACATCTTATCAAAATAACGTGTTAATTCATAAGCATTATCATTAATCACTTTCATCTCTTTTAACAATGGCTGATACGGTTCGAAATTGCTATTGACAATTCCTTTGTTCGAATCACGATTGGAATAATCTGTACTTAAATCCTGTGGATCGTTGTCCATATATTTGAACCAATGCCAGCCAACTGAATTTTTATTTTTCAGTAATTCCAACGTGAAATTCTGATAAAAAAGTCCTCTTTCTTTCTGCGTTCGAACCAGCCATCCAGCACCTGTATTATTCGGCAGTCCGGAATCTTCTCCTTTGGTGTACCATTCTGTAATCAAAAATGGTTTTCCCGACCATTCGCCCCAATTGTTCATCAATTCCTGGCTCGGTTCCCATTTTCTGTAATGATTGATCGAAATAATATCCATGTACTTTCCTGCCACTTTAAAAATCTCCGGATTGGTCAATTCCTGTTCTTTATCCTGATTGAAACGGCATCCTAAATACATGTGGTTTGGATCTGCTTTTCGAAGTGCTTCCGTTACCTTTTTCATATAAGTTTCAAAATAAAAAGCGGTAAATGCCATTCGGTCTTCCTGAGTAATATCCGAAACGGAAGCATTAAAACCTTTTCTTTTATCAAACCACTCTTTTGCAGCGATATAACCCTGCTCATCTTTGGCCAATAAAGTTAAATGTTTATCTAATGCGTCGTTGTACCAAGGCAGTTCATTATCAGTAAAATAACCCATCAAATACTTATCATTTTTGTACTGAGAAACCTCTTTTACCGATTTTTCGATGTAAGTATCAAATTCTTTATCAAAAACCATTACTAGATCAAAGCGGTAATTTTGCCAGCTGGCTTCTTTATATTTTCCTCCATATTTTTTAATATGTTCAGAATGATACATTCCCATAGGAGAAATTATCACAGTATAAACCAGCGGATTTTCAGCATTTCGAACTAAATCAACATTTGACCACGCTCCTACGCCGTTGAATCCGTTATCGCGAAGTAGTTTTGATTCCTGTTTTACCCAGTTTTCTTTGCTTCCGAATTTCTTATCAAATGCTTTCTGCTGATTTACAGAACGTCCTGCATTAAAAACGGCAATTCCTTTATAGATATAAGGATAACCTTCAGGATCAATAATCCACCATCTATTGTCTATTTTTTCGGTTCTGAAAAATCCTGTTGCTTCTTTCTGCCAGACTTTTGATCCGCCATAAATTGAAACAGGTTCTTGTTTTTTAATTTTAAATCCAGGCAGTTTATCAATGGTTTTAGCATCATAAGCCACCCATTTTGGATCTAAAGCATTTTGTCTGGCTTCAACTTTTTGATACGTAATTTTATTCTGAGCATGTACTGCTATCAGACTTGTAAAACAGAACAATACGCAAATGGAATGTTTCTTTAAATTCATTTTTTAATTATTTTTTTGAGAGGAAATAGAGACTCTAATTTTTAACACATAGAAACATAGATTTACTTTGAGCATAAAAGGCGTTTCACTTGCATAAATGCACATAGCTAGATTTTATCTGCTGATCTGCGAGCTGATATTTCTCTCGCAGATTTGGCAGATTTTATTTTTAAACACATAGAAACATAGCTCTACTTTGAGCATAAAAGACGTTTCACTTTCATAAATACACATAGCTGGATTTTACTAACAAAGTTCAGCTATGTGTTAGAAACTAGTTTCTTTCTATACCCTTTCCAAGTCTAAAAAATCTATGTCTCTATGTGTTTAAAAAAAAATTATTTAGATAAATAAATGTGATCGAAATCAAACGTATAGTTGTTTAATGCTCTTACATCTTCTGGATCAACACTTCTCAAAACCAAAATGTCTTTGATTTTAGTTAAATCTAATGCCGGATTTTGCTTTTTGTATTCTGCAATTGGAATTTTAACCATGTTCCAGCTTCCGTCTCTTTTCAATCCGTACAGATTACTTGTTGCATCAAATTCAACATAACCAGTGTTAGAAGCATCTTTCATTCTAAATCTGATTTTTCCGGTGCTGGTTGTTCTTACGGCCATATTGATATAAGTGTACGATGAAATATCAGTGAAATTGACAAATGATAGAATTGCCATTGCCCATTTCGCTTCTGCAGCAGGTGGTGTTGCCGGAAGAGAAAAGTTTCTGTAAGCGCCTTCATATCCATCTGTTGCTACTTCTTTAATTACAAACTGATTGCTTGAAACCCAGTTTAAAACAGGAGCCGTTTTTGTAAAATCAGGATTTTCAGAGTAGATTTTAAGGGCATCGGCTGGGATAACAATTGGCGGCGTAGGTGGTGCTTCTACCTCAACTGTAAAAGTTTTCTTTTGAATGGTGTTATCTACGAAAGTGATTTCTAAAGTAGTTGTAAAAGTTCCTGCTTTGGTATATTTTACTTCAACATTCGGTTCAATTGAAGCTCCTGGCGAACCGCCTTGAAAAGTCCATTTTATGGCACGTACTTTTGTTGACGAATCGGTATAGGTTACTGTTTCTCCTCCTTGAATAGCTGTATTTGTTGAAGTCGCATTTAATTCTCCTTTTTTATAAAGATATACTTCGCGTACATCGTCTTCGCAGGAAAGCAAACCTACAAAAAGCACTAAAAGGAAATATTTTAATCTCGGTATATGGTTTAGTTTTATGGTCATGATTTTAATTTTTTTGGTTATTTTTTTATAGAAAATAGAACATAGATTATAGAGAAAAGACTTCTCAGCAAATCTTATTTCTTCCCTTTTTCTATTTTCTATTCTCTATAATCTATATTCTATTTTCTAGCATTCTAAAAGCCTATTTCAAGCCTTCTAAAAATCCATGATACGCTGGTTTTTTATTATAGTCGGCATCCAGCAGTAAAGGATATTCTTTGGAGTTCCAGAAAGTTGTCAGCCACGTATACTTGTCTGTTACTCCCCATGTTGAGATAGCAAATTTTTGAGCCTGTGGCAATTCTTCATACAAAGTTGTAATGTACTTGTATGTTTCCGCCTGTTTTTGTGCTTCGGTATCTGTAAAGACGTATGAATCAGATTTACTTGTATTTACTTTGATATCCAATTCTGAAATATGAATTAGCAATCCTGTTGAAGCCATATCCGTAAAACCAGTTTTCATAGTTTGCCTGTTGGTATCTGTTGCATAGTGAAACTGATCACCAATACCGTCAATAGGCACTCCGTTGGCTTTGAATCTGGTAACCATTTTTTTGATGGATGCTCTTTTTCCTGCATCCAGTGCTACGCTGTAATCATTGTAAAATAGTTTAGCATCCGGATCAGCTGCTTTGGCATATCGGAAACATCTTCCGTAAAAACCAATTGGATCTTTAAATAATGAATTAATTACAGTTTCATTTCGCATAGCTCCACCATCTGCAAAAACTTCGTTGACAACGTCCCAGCTTTTTACTCTGCCTTTATAACGCCCAACAACATCTGTGATGTAAACTTTTACTTTTGATTCGAATGCGATGGAATCGTATTTGGCATTTTTAAACCATTCCGGAAAT is a window of Flavobacterium crocinum DNA encoding:
- a CDS encoding DUF4249 domain-containing protein produces the protein MNKLKKYTVMNKALALISLLFVFSFASCEDVVNLDLETGETKLVIDAEIIWKKGTAGNEQTIKVSKTAPYYSGTTPKVSGAQVRVENSNGDVFTFNETEAGVYKCNNFVPVIDMEYKLFITSEGQSYTATEKLTSATPINKVEQKMVPDFGGKDVIELTFYYNDPADQINFYVTDYQSEFLIYPEYEITNDEFYNGNEISTRYSHEDMKAGNTVKITHRGVSKNFFNYWKLILEASSSNPFSVPPGNIRGNIINTSNANEFAFGYFRLCEADQVDYLVK
- a CDS encoding DUF6624 domain-containing protein, whose product is MNYQEIAEKIIELKNADFELREKLIQNGKLSAGYNAEMEKLHNKNASELEDIINQIGYPSIDKVGEEASQSAWIIIQHAIGQPDFMRKCASELEKAVNGDKADPINLAYLSDRIAVFEGKPQVYGTQFDWDVNGEMSPNFFDDLTKVNERRKQIGFNTLEEQIGIMRKRVKDENRLPPIDFEKRKLEMEEWRKKTGWIK
- a CDS encoding HipA domain-containing protein — its product is MNRCPITYELCGDELYSIKGLKLLSPKLTSFHNLPFSASEQRQEAVNRASKLSIQGVQPKLSAVLSIKKQQFEIVDQFGNFIIKPQSDIFPELPENEDLTMRMAKVYGIEVPLHGLVYSKDHSKSYFIKRFDRYSKGRKFATEDFAQLTGSSRDTKYNFTMEKIVKVLDDFCTFPSIEKAELFKRVLFCFVTGNEDMHLKNFSLITKSGKTTLAPAYDFLNSSIAIKNPQEEMALKLKGKKSNFKATDLIDYFAKERLGLSDKVIDQIMKRMFENAEKWNDLIEISFLSEDMKEKYFKLLRERIGRF
- a CDS encoding HipA N-terminal domain-containing protein → MRKAIVYVHGVRAGELVEEENGSYLFEYDNDYSAEPVSLTMPVAHKKYSFSNFPPFFEGLLPEGIMLEGLLKINKIDTKDYFSQLIATGSDLVGAVTVKEVDNE
- a CDS encoding helix-turn-helix domain-containing protein, with the protein product MNDFNLGQLIREHRKTAGLTQLELANLAGIGKTTVFDVEKNKESVRWDSLKAILNVLNIDVQFSSPLKK
- a CDS encoding glycoside hydrolase family 2 protein yields the protein MKKIVMLCCTFLLMGKAIAQEVPLVSNIAARNNITLNGKWSYIVDPLENGYYDYRLMPFKNNGFFENKKWNTTDLTEYNFATSATMDIPSDWNSKDERLFFYEGTVWFQKDFNYKKDTKTKGILHFGAVNYDAKVYVNGKLAGTHVGGYTPFNFDVTNLLVDGNNFVVVKVDNKRHKDNVPTVNMDWWNYGGITRDVTLAQVPNTYVEDYLVQLDKKEKGKISGWIKLNDETANQSVSVSIPELKIKKSVTTDAKGMAYFEIKSNPVLWTPEKPKLYEVTISKADENIVDQIGFRTIETKGKEILLNGKKVFLRGISIHEEAPFRSGRGWSEDDAITLLNWAKELGCNYVRLAHYPHNENMVRQAEKMGIMIWSEVPVYWTISWTNPDTYANAERQLHDMIYRDKNRCGIVIWSIANETPHSDERDIFLSKLAKYARTQDNTRLISMAMEVTKSPNNVNTLHDNMNEFVDIVSFNQYLGWYRGTNESCKDMQWVIPYNKPVIISEFGGEALQGLHGDKKERWNEEYQEELYIQNTQMFNRIEGLAGVSPWILVDFRSPRRQLPNIQDFFNRKGLISDQGIKKKAFYVMKNWYAQKEKEYK
- a CDS encoding PKD domain-containing protein; its protein translation is MTIKLNHIPRLKYFLLVLFVGLLSCEDDVREVYLYKKGELNATSTNTAIQGGETVTYTDSSTKVRAIKWTFQGGSPGASIEPNVEVKYTKAGTFTTTLEITFVDNTIQKKTFTVEVEAPPTPPIVIPADALKIYSENPDFTKTAPVLNWVSSNQFVIKEVATDGYEGAYRNFSLPATPPAAEAKWAMAILSFVNFTDISSYTYINMAVRTTSTGKIRFRMKDASNTGYVEFDATSNLYGLKRDGSWNMVKIPIAEYKKQNPALDLTKIKDILVLRSVDPEDVRALNNYTFDFDHIYLSK
- a CDS encoding endo-1,4-beta-xylanase yields the protein MCLKNFKKVKVKVSNNPSGSWNNPNLTSGFKNRHTMINKKYILGILTVLLFASCSNDEKVVFINADEGDSGNPNPITQTLKEKAKFKIGAAVKMRDLQGEANYKNAVLKHYSQITAEFEMKMASIWTSSTAYNFTAADYLVGFAKDNNLEVHGHTLVWYDSFPEWFKNAKYDSIAFESKVKVYITDVVGRYKGRVKSWDVVNEVFADGGAMRNETVINSLFKDPIGFYGRCFRYAKAADPDAKLFYNDYSVALDAGKRASIKKMVTRFKANGVPIDGIGDQFHYATDTNRQTMKTGFTDMASTGLLIHISELDIKVNTSKSDSYVFTDTEAQKQAETYKYITTLYEELPQAQKFAISTWGVTDKYTWLTTFWNSKEYPLLLDADYNKKPAYHGFLEGLK